The following DNA comes from Cryobacterium psychrophilum.
CTCGGTGTGGTCGCGAGCGTGCAACCGGAGCATGCCCTCGACGATCGCGACGTGGCGGACCGTTTTTGGGCGGGCCGTACCGAGCGGGCCTTCGTGCTCGGCGACCTGCTCGCCGCGGGTGCGACGCTCGCCTTCGGGTCGGACGCGCCCGTCGCCCCCCTCGACCCCTGGGTGAGCATGGCGGCCGCGGTCGGGCGCACCAAGCACGGTCGGGCACCATGGAACCCCGAGCAGGCCGTGTCCCGGCAGGCCGCGCTCGCCGCATCCGCTCGCGGGCGACACCGTATCAAGGTTGGGGACGTCGCCGACCTCGCCGTGTGCGAGATTGACCCGCTGGTCGCGTCCGTTTCCGACCTCCGACGGATGCCGGTGGCCGCGACGCTGCTCGCCGGCCGGTTCACCCACAACACCCTGTAAGCCACCCAGCTCACCGAGACCAGAACGCCCGTGACTATATGAACGTGCTCACCTCCACCCCGCAGCGCTCATCAGGTGCCCGCCACCCCCTCGCCACCCGCCTCACGGTGGCCCTTGCTGCGCTCGCGGCACTCACCATCGCGCTCGCCGGGTGCTCCGGCGATCGGGGTGCGGGGGTCATCAACACGGTGGGGACGGTGGACTTCTCGAATCCGCTCCTCATTCCGCCGCTGGCCCCGTCCACCGTGGCAGCAGACGGTACGAGGTCGTTCGACCTCACGGCCCAGGCCGACACGACCCAGTTCACACCCGGTGTCGACACCGAAACCTGGGGCTACGACCAAGGCTTCCTGGGGCCCACCCTCGTGATGGACCGCGGCGAGCATGTTCAGATGAACGTCACGAATACGCTGGCCGAAGCCACCACCGTGCACTGGCACGGCATGCGATTGCCGGCCCGCATGGACGGCGGCCCGCACCAGCTCCTGGCGCCCGATGCGAGCTGGCACCCGGACTGGACCATCGACCAACCCGCCTCGACGCTCTGGTACCACCCGCACGTGAGCGGGCAGACCGAGCACCAGGTGGAGATGGGGCTCGCGGGAATGATCATCCTGCACGACGATGCGGAGCGGGCGCTCGACCTGCCCAGCACGTATGGGGTAGATGACATCCCCGTCATGGTGCAGGACCGCCGTTTCGACGAGAACGGGCAGATGGTCACCGACGTGCGCGGCTTCATCGGCCCCCTCGGCGACCAGATGCTCGTGAACGGAACCGTTGATCCCTTCCTCGACGTGACAACGGATGTCGTGCGCTTGCGCCTGCTGAACGCCTCGGCGTCCCGGGTGTACAACTTCGCGTTCAACGACGAGCGTTCCTTTGACCTCATCGGCACCGATGGGGGACTGTTGCGGTCCCCTGCACCGATGACCGGTATCCGCTTGTCACCGGGTGAACGGGCAGAAGTGCTGGTCAGGATGGTTCCGGGGGAGACCGTGACGCTGCGTTCCACGCCGCCGGACCTCGGGCTGAAGCCCACAGTCAGCGAGCAGAACGCGGGCGCGGACACCCTCGATGTGCTCGAGCTGCGGGCCGCGGGCACCCTC
Coding sequences within:
- a CDS encoding multicopper oxidase family protein yields the protein MNVLTSTPQRSSGARHPLATRLTVALAALAALTIALAGCSGDRGAGVINTVGTVDFSNPLLIPPLAPSTVAADGTRSFDLTAQADTTQFTPGVDTETWGYDQGFLGPTLVMDRGEHVQMNVTNTLAEATTVHWHGMRLPARMDGGPHQLLAPDASWHPDWTIDQPASTLWYHPHVSGQTEHQVEMGLAGMIILHDDAERALDLPSTYGVDDIPVMVQDRRFDENGQMVTDVRGFIGPLGDQMLVNGTVDPFLDVTTDVVRLRLLNASASRVYNFAFNDERSFDLIGTDGGLLRSPAPMTGIRLSPGERAEVLVRMVPGETVTLRSTPPDLGLKPTVSEQNAGADTLDVLELRAAGTLTAEAVTPSSLVPMQKLSASDASQKRSFVLNGYNINNKLMDMGRIDETVEANSTEVWTVENTMPMPHNFHVHAVQFQVLRVGSAPPPPELAGWKDTIYLEPGVRYELIMQFGPYTDPNSPYMYHCHLLAHEDAGMMGQFVVVKPETQ